One region of Marivirga arenosa genomic DNA includes:
- the pruA gene encoding L-glutamate gamma-semialdehyde dehydrogenase → MSTAIYKVPVPKNEPVNSYAPGTPERASLQAKLKELRSQEVDVPMYIGAEEVRTGKTHPLNPPHDHQHKLGQFHEGDASHVDQAIKAALAAKQEWADLHWQQRAAVFLKAADLIAGPYRDKINAATMLGQSKNAYQAEIDSACELADFLRFNVKYMTEIYEEQPYSPDGIWNRMEYRPLEGFVFALTPFNFTAIAGNLPSSAALMGNTVVWKPAYSQIYSANVVMEIFREAGVPDGVINLIYVDGPTVGKKVFTHPDFAGIHFTGSTAVFQTIWKTIGENIETYKSYPRIVGETGGKDFILAHKTADAKQVATAITRGAFEYQGQKCSAASRVYVANNIWDDVKKNLLADIKDIKMGGPEDFDNFFNAVIDRKAFDKIKGYIDHAKESNVAEVIAGGECDDSKGYFIQPTVIVTKDPQYVTMQEEIFGPVVTIYVYEAENFDETLTLVDETSPYALTGAIFSNDRYIIEKATKRLSQAAGNFYVNDKPTGAVVNQNPFGGARKSGTNDKAGSKLNLLRWCSARMVKETFVTPSDYKYPFMGE, encoded by the coding sequence ATGTCAACAGCAATTTACAAGGTGCCAGTACCTAAGAACGAACCTGTTAATAGCTACGCTCCTGGAACTCCAGAAAGAGCTTCTTTACAAGCTAAGTTAAAAGAGCTAAGATCTCAAGAAGTTGATGTTCCAATGTACATTGGTGCTGAAGAGGTAAGAACAGGAAAAACACATCCTTTAAATCCTCCACATGATCATCAGCATAAATTAGGTCAATTCCATGAAGGCGATGCCAGCCATGTAGATCAAGCTATAAAAGCGGCTTTAGCAGCTAAGCAGGAATGGGCTGATTTACACTGGCAGCAAAGAGCTGCAGTATTCTTAAAAGCTGCTGACTTAATCGCTGGTCCATACAGAGATAAAATTAATGCGGCTACAATGTTAGGTCAATCTAAAAATGCTTATCAAGCAGAGATTGATTCAGCATGTGAGTTAGCCGATTTCTTAAGATTCAATGTAAAATATATGACCGAAATCTATGAGGAGCAACCATATTCTCCTGATGGAATTTGGAACAGAATGGAATACAGACCATTAGAAGGTTTCGTATTTGCCTTAACTCCATTCAACTTTACTGCTATTGCAGGTAACCTTCCGTCTAGTGCAGCCCTTATGGGTAATACAGTAGTTTGGAAACCTGCTTATTCTCAAATCTATTCTGCCAATGTAGTAATGGAAATCTTCAGAGAAGCAGGAGTACCAGATGGCGTTATCAACCTAATTTATGTGGATGGTCCAACTGTAGGTAAAAAAGTATTTACGCATCCTGATTTTGCAGGTATTCACTTTACAGGTAGTACTGCAGTATTCCAGACGATTTGGAAAACTATCGGTGAGAATATTGAAACCTACAAATCTTATCCAAGAATTGTTGGGGAGACAGGCGGTAAAGATTTCATCTTAGCACACAAAACTGCAGATGCTAAGCAAGTGGCTACGGCTATCACTAGAGGAGCATTTGAATATCAAGGACAAAAATGTTCTGCTGCCTCAAGAGTTTATGTTGCGAATAATATTTGGGACGATGTTAAAAAGAATCTTCTTGCAGATATCAAAGATATCAAAATGGGAGGACCAGAAGATTTCGATAACTTCTTTAATGCAGTAATTGATAGAAAAGCTTTTGATAAAATTAAAGGTTATATCGACCATGCGAAAGAAAGTAATGTAGCAGAAGTGATCGCTGGTGGTGAGTGTGATGACTCAAAAGGTTATTTCATTCAGCCTACCGTAATTGTAACTAAAGATCCTCAGTATGTTACTATGCAGGAAGAAATATTCGGTCCAGTGGTTACCATTTATGTTTACGAAGCGGAAAACTTTGATGAGACCTTAACATTAGTTGACGAAACATCACCTTATGCATTAACTGGAGCAATCTTCAGTAATGATCGCTACATCATAGAGAAAGCTACAAAAAGATTAAGCCAAGCGGCTGGTAATTTCTATGTAAATGACAAGCCAACAGGTGCAGTGGTAAATCAAAACCCATTTGGAGGAGCTAGAAAATCAGGAACTAACGATAAAGCAGGTTCTAAATTGAACTTATTACGTTGGTGTTCTGCAAGAATGGTGAAAGAAACATTCGTTACTCCATCTGATTACAAATATCCGTTCATGGGAGAATAA
- a CDS encoding M16 family metallopeptidase: MMKRLIIGSLCLMMSIGAFAQKKEIEFTEFDLDNGMHVILHQDNSTPIVVVSVMYHVGSKNENPERTGFAHFFEHLLFEGSENIERGKFNKYITNAGGVNNANTSNDRTYYYEILPSNQLELGLWLESERLMHAKIEDIGVETQREVVKEEKRQRVDNQPYGSVLEEVMKRAYTRHPYRWTPIGSLEHLNTASLDEFVEFYETFYVPENATLSIAGDIDTAEAKKMIEDYFGTIPKGGKEIPRPNIVEPEQKEEVRDTIYDNIQLPAVIQAYHMPAQGTEDSYALEMLSTVLSGGQSARMYKSLVDEQQKALQVAAIPFSSEDPGLYLLFGLPTIGGDLKELEAAMDAEIKKVQEELISDKEFEKIRNQKENDFISGNSRMAGIAESLANYHVYYGDANLINKEIDRFMNVTKEDIKRVANEYLNEDNRVVLYYLPKSQQNQ; the protein is encoded by the coding sequence ATGATGAAAAGACTTATAATCGGGTCTTTGTGCTTAATGATGTCAATAGGCGCATTTGCACAAAAAAAAGAGATTGAATTCACTGAATTTGATCTTGACAATGGAATGCACGTGATTTTACATCAGGATAACTCTACCCCAATTGTAGTTGTTTCTGTAATGTACCATGTTGGTTCAAAAAATGAGAATCCTGAACGTACTGGATTTGCGCATTTTTTCGAACATTTATTATTTGAGGGTTCAGAAAATATTGAAAGAGGTAAATTCAATAAATACATCACCAATGCAGGTGGTGTTAACAACGCAAACACTTCAAATGACAGAACTTATTATTACGAAATACTACCTTCAAATCAATTAGAACTTGGGCTTTGGCTTGAATCTGAGCGATTAATGCACGCAAAAATTGAAGATATTGGGGTTGAAACACAAAGAGAAGTAGTGAAAGAGGAAAAAAGACAGCGTGTTGATAACCAGCCTTACGGAAGCGTGTTGGAGGAAGTAATGAAAAGAGCTTACACAAGGCACCCTTATCGTTGGACGCCAATTGGTTCTTTAGAGCATTTAAATACGGCTTCATTAGATGAATTTGTTGAGTTTTATGAAACATTCTACGTCCCGGAAAATGCAACATTATCTATTGCAGGTGATATTGACACTGCAGAAGCAAAAAAAATGATAGAAGATTACTTTGGCACTATACCAAAGGGAGGAAAAGAAATTCCAAGACCTAATATTGTAGAACCAGAGCAGAAAGAAGAGGTGAGAGATACTATCTATGATAACATCCAATTACCGGCCGTAATTCAGGCTTATCATATGCCAGCACAAGGTACTGAAGATTCATATGCTCTTGAAATGTTGAGTACAGTATTATCTGGTGGTCAGTCTGCCAGAATGTATAAATCATTGGTAGATGAACAGCAAAAAGCTTTACAGGTAGCCGCTATCCCTTTTTCGTCAGAAGATCCGGGCCTATATCTATTATTTGGATTACCAACTATCGGGGGTGATTTAAAAGAATTAGAAGCAGCTATGGATGCTGAGATCAAGAAGGTACAGGAAGAATTGATTTCTGATAAAGAATTTGAGAAAATAAGAAATCAGAAAGAAAACGACTTTATCTCAGGAAACAGTAGAATGGCCGGTATAGCTGAAAGCTTAGCAAATTATCATGTTTACTATGGCGATGCTAATTTAATCAATAAGGAAATTGACAGATTCATGAATGTAACTAAGGAAGATATCAAAAGAGTTGCTAATGAATACCTTAATGAAGACAATCGAGTGGTATTGTATTATCTACCAAAATCGCAACAAAACCAATAA
- a CDS encoding M16 family metallopeptidase, whose amino-acid sequence MMIKKLYISLIFTLIASFAIAQVDRTTAPEPGPAKEINIGEPTTFTLKNGLKVFVVENHKLPRVAFSLTFDRDPILEEDKAGYVSMAGQMLMKGTKNRSKAELDQDIDFIGANISTFATGMFATSLTKHQDKLMELMTDILFNPSFPEEELDKLKKQSLSGLAASKDDPNAIASNVRGKLVYGDNHPYGEFETEETIENINLEGIKEYYNTYFKPNIGYLAIVGDITPKDAKKLIKKNFENWEKAEVPTKEYEMPTPPEETFVALVDREASVQSVINVTYPVELPIGSEDVITARVLNEILGGGFSSRLNQNLREDKAFTYGAGSSLSADELVGSFNASASVRNEVTDSAVNEFMAELVKINKEGVTQEELDAAKASISGSFARSLESPQTVASFAINTARYNLPKDYYANYLKNLEAVTLEDVKAAAQKYILPEQANILVVGKGSEVAEKLERFGEVKYFNRKGEEYDPNDKSAMPADLTVEKVFEKYFEALGGKENIEAVKSIKTVYSASVQGQNITITEVKNNANYKNETAMGPMVLSKVLVTDEDVKVFQQGQEVPVPDAAKDNIKFGAKIYPELYYDEIGATLKLTNVEEVNGKPAYGVSVTLPSGISSTSYFDAESGLKVKSSSAQGSEVIKSYKEVDGIMVPEKRAISQGFQLSADLESAVINFEIKEDTFK is encoded by the coding sequence ATGATGATTAAGAAATTATATATAAGCTTAATTTTTACCCTTATTGCAAGTTTTGCAATAGCACAGGTAGACAGAACTACGGCTCCTGAACCAGGGCCGGCAAAGGAAATTAACATTGGCGAACCAACTACTTTCACTCTTAAAAATGGACTAAAGGTATTTGTAGTAGAAAACCATAAGTTACCAAGAGTTGCATTTTCTTTAACCTTCGACAGAGATCCAATCTTAGAAGAAGATAAAGCAGGCTATGTGAGCATGGCGGGTCAAATGTTAATGAAAGGAACTAAAAATAGAAGCAAAGCAGAATTAGATCAAGACATCGATTTTATTGGGGCTAACATCAGCACATTCGCAACAGGAATGTTTGCTACCTCTTTAACTAAGCACCAAGATAAATTAATGGAGTTGATGACTGATATCTTATTTAATCCATCTTTCCCGGAAGAGGAATTAGATAAGTTAAAAAAACAATCATTATCTGGTTTAGCTGCATCAAAAGACGATCCGAATGCTATTGCTTCAAACGTTAGAGGTAAATTAGTATATGGAGACAATCACCCATACGGTGAATTCGAAACTGAAGAAACGATTGAAAATATCAATTTAGAAGGCATCAAAGAATATTATAATACCTACTTCAAGCCAAATATTGGCTACCTAGCGATTGTAGGTGATATTACGCCTAAAGATGCTAAGAAGTTAATCAAGAAAAATTTCGAAAATTGGGAAAAAGCAGAAGTTCCAACAAAAGAATATGAAATGCCTACTCCTCCGGAAGAAACTTTCGTGGCTTTAGTTGATCGTGAAGCTTCCGTACAATCTGTGATCAATGTGACTTATCCAGTTGAGCTTCCAATTGGTAGCGAAGATGTAATTACAGCAAGAGTTTTAAATGAAATTTTAGGAGGTGGTTTCTCTTCAAGACTAAATCAAAACCTTAGAGAAGACAAGGCCTTTACTTATGGTGCTGGCTCTTCATTGAGTGCAGATGAATTAGTCGGAAGCTTTAATGCAAGCGCTAGTGTGCGTAATGAAGTGACTGATAGTGCTGTGAATGAGTTTATGGCTGAATTAGTGAAAATCAATAAAGAAGGTGTAACACAAGAAGAATTAGATGCTGCTAAAGCTTCTATTTCAGGCAGTTTTGCCAGATCTTTAGAAAGCCCACAAACGGTAGCCTCATTCGCGATCAATACTGCGCGATACAATCTTCCAAAAGATTATTATGCGAACTATTTGAAGAATTTAGAAGCGGTAACTTTAGAAGATGTAAAAGCAGCGGCTCAAAAATATATCCTTCCCGAGCAAGCTAATATTTTAGTAGTGGGTAAGGGATCTGAAGTAGCAGAAAAATTAGAGCGTTTTGGTGAAGTGAAATACTTTAACCGTAAAGGCGAAGAGTATGATCCGAATGACAAAAGCGCGATGCCTGCTGACTTAACAGTTGAGAAAGTATTCGAAAAATACTTTGAAGCATTAGGCGGAAAAGAGAATATCGAAGCAGTAAAGTCTATCAAAACAGTTTACTCAGCGAGTGTTCAAGGTCAGAATATAACCATTACGGAAGTAAAAAATAATGCCAACTACAAAAATGAGACTGCTATGGGACCAATGGTATTAAGTAAAGTATTGGTAACTGATGAAGATGTGAAAGTTTTTCAGCAAGGACAGGAAGTTCCAGTACCAGATGCGGCAAAGGATAATATCAAATTTGGCGCTAAAATTTATCCTGAACTTTATTACGATGAAATTGGAGCTACTTTAAAATTGACGAATGTTGAAGAAGTAAATGGCAAACCTGCCTATGGTGTAAGTGTCACTTTACCTTCCGGAATAAGCTCTACTTCTTACTTTGATGCAGAATCAGGATTAAAAGTGAAATCAAGCTCTGCTCAAGGATCTGAAGTCATTAAATCATACAAAGAAGTGGATGGAATCATGGTTCCTGAAAAAAGAGCGATCAGTCAGGGCTTTCAATTAAGTGCTGATTTAGAATCTGCAGTGATCAATTTCGAAATCAAAGAAGATACTTTTAAATAA
- a CDS encoding NmrA family NAD(P)-binding protein produces the protein MKLLITGATGNIGKATIAALLELKIESKIIAGIRDLEKDSTAFEKSHSLEFQEFDFENVNQFNDYLSGVDVLFLLRPPQISDTKKYFKPLIEAAVQVDIQHIVFLSVQGADKNSIIPHHKIEKMIMGSGINYTFLRPAYFMQNFTTTLRKDIIEKAEVYLPAGNAKFTLVDVNDIGQVGAKILQNPEMHQNKAYDLTNNEKLTFGEMVSQINQVTGQNIIFISPNLLSFFFRKRKERVPTMLIFVMIMLHYFPRFQTTPEISDSVLKISGKKPESFLGFVKRNKEQFK, from the coding sequence ATGAAACTTTTAATCACTGGTGCCACCGGAAATATTGGGAAAGCAACAATAGCGGCTTTATTGGAACTCAAAATCGAATCAAAAATAATTGCTGGAATTCGAGATTTAGAAAAGGATAGTACCGCTTTTGAAAAGTCTCATTCTCTTGAATTTCAGGAGTTTGACTTTGAAAATGTCAATCAATTCAACGACTACTTAAGCGGTGTGGACGTTTTGTTTTTATTGAGACCACCTCAAATATCCGATACGAAAAAATATTTTAAGCCTTTAATAGAAGCAGCAGTTCAAGTGGACATTCAACATATTGTTTTTCTATCAGTTCAGGGTGCAGACAAAAACAGTATTATTCCTCATCATAAAATTGAAAAAATGATAATGGGCTCAGGTATTAACTATACTTTCTTGAGGCCAGCTTATTTTATGCAAAACTTTACTACCACCCTAAGGAAGGATATAATTGAAAAAGCGGAGGTGTATTTACCAGCGGGTAATGCGAAGTTCACCCTTGTAGATGTAAACGATATCGGTCAAGTAGGAGCTAAAATATTGCAAAATCCAGAAATGCATCAAAATAAAGCTTATGATTTAACCAATAATGAAAAATTGACTTTTGGAGAAATGGTAAGTCAAATCAATCAAGTGACAGGTCAAAATATTATATTCATATCCCCCAACTTGCTCTCTTTCTTTTTTAGAAAAAGGAAGGAGAGAGTGCCTACTATGCTGATATTTGTAATGATTATGCTACACTATTTCCCAAGATTTCAAACAACTCCGGAAATAAGTGATTCTGTTTTGAAGATAAGTGGAAAAAAGCCTGAAAGCTTCCTTGGCTTTGTTAAGAGGAATAAAGAACAATTTAAATAA
- a CDS encoding NAD(P)-dependent oxidoreductase: MKKLAVFGASGKTGEKFVEQALDAGYSIKALVRNPEKIKTKKSIIEIIQGDVLNPEDVTKTVSGTDMVISLFGHVKGSPEGLQTKGTQNIIKAMRTAGVNQIISLSGGGLPFPDKDQPKFMDKMIRFIMKLAVPKILNDAVEHAELLKNSATDWIIVRGPRLTDEPKKDDYRVGWVGVNASTKIGREDLADYILQLCKDENFAKYNKQMPFVSY; the protein is encoded by the coding sequence ATGAAGAAATTAGCTGTATTCGGAGCGAGTGGAAAAACAGGAGAGAAATTTGTAGAACAAGCACTTGACGCAGGCTATTCGATTAAAGCATTGGTTCGAAATCCTGAAAAAATCAAAACTAAAAAGTCAATAATAGAAATCATTCAAGGAGATGTTTTAAATCCAGAAGATGTAACTAAAACAGTGAGTGGTACAGACATGGTAATAAGTTTGTTCGGTCATGTAAAAGGATCACCAGAAGGATTACAAACAAAAGGTACCCAAAATATCATAAAAGCTATGCGAACAGCAGGAGTTAACCAAATTATTTCTCTATCAGGTGGTGGGCTACCTTTTCCTGATAAAGACCAACCAAAATTCATGGACAAGATGATTCGTTTCATCATGAAGTTGGCGGTTCCTAAAATACTTAATGATGCTGTGGAGCATGCTGAATTGTTGAAAAATAGTGCTACGGATTGGATTATTGTAAGGGGGCCAAGGTTGACAGATGAGCCCAAAAAAGATGATTATCGAGTGGGCTGGGTCGGTGTTAATGCAAGTACCAAAATAGGAAGAGAAGATTTAGCCGATTATATTCTCCAGCTTTGCAAGGATGAAAATTTTGCAAAGTATAATAAACAGATGCCTTTTGTAAGCTATTGA
- a CDS encoding winged helix-turn-helix transcriptional regulator encodes MEKDIAKVSPRCPIRTTLELVGGKWKLLIIIQLAHEPKRLSKLKRDIPDISEKMLIQELKNLVDSELVFRKNYGEVPPRVEYELTKKGKLALPLIEHMKDFAEQYTAL; translated from the coding sequence ATGGAAAAAGACATTGCTAAAGTAAGTCCGAGATGTCCTATTAGAACCACGCTTGAATTAGTAGGCGGAAAATGGAAGCTTCTAATTATCATTCAACTAGCGCATGAACCGAAACGTTTATCAAAATTAAAACGGGATATTCCTGACATCAGCGAAAAAATGTTGATACAAGAATTAAAGAATTTAGTAGATAGTGAATTAGTATTCAGAAAAAATTATGGAGAGGTACCCCCTAGAGTAGAATATGAATTAACCAAAAAAGGAAAACTAGCTTTGCCGCTAATAGAACACATGAAAGATTTTGCAGAACAGTATACAGCTCTATAA
- a CDS encoding alpha/beta fold hydrolase, whose amino-acid sequence MANKPTLILLHGALGSSKSFEFLIPKLEKDFKLITPDFKWHGSRAEGGAGFKMQDLVDDLESILTKDNISNAAVFGFSMGGYVALALALQKPDLFNRIMTLGTKLDWKAEQAKQEVKMLDPEKIQEKVPQFAEHLKSQHAENWSALCTQTAEMMLDLGSHPLLNTTNVNKLELPIRLGLGDQDHMVSLEETNAFYKALQNGQMQVFPKTKHPIERVNADLLSEAILQFFK is encoded by the coding sequence ATGGCAAATAAACCAACCCTTATTCTATTACACGGAGCTTTAGGAAGCTCAAAATCTTTCGAATTTTTAATTCCGAAACTGGAAAAGGATTTCAAACTCATTACCCCTGATTTTAAATGGCACGGAAGTAGGGCCGAGGGTGGCGCTGGCTTTAAAATGCAAGATTTAGTGGATGATTTGGAATCTATTTTAACGAAAGATAATATTTCAAATGCAGCTGTTTTTGGGTTCAGTATGGGTGGATATGTCGCATTAGCACTTGCCTTGCAAAAGCCGGATTTGTTTAATAGAATCATGACTTTGGGTACTAAGCTCGACTGGAAAGCAGAACAAGCTAAGCAGGAAGTGAAGATGTTAGATCCAGAGAAAATTCAGGAGAAAGTACCTCAGTTTGCCGAGCATTTGAAATCTCAACATGCTGAAAATTGGTCAGCCCTATGTACTCAAACAGCTGAAATGATGTTGGATTTAGGAAGTCATCCTTTACTAAATACCACCAATGTGAATAAGTTAGAACTTCCGATAAGATTGGGCTTAGGCGATCAAGACCATATGGTGAGTTTGGAGGAAACGAATGCATTTTACAAAGCACTTCAGAATGGTCAAATGCAGGTGTTCCCCAAAACGAAGCATCCTATTGAAAGAGTAAATGCAGACTTGCTTTCTGAAGCTATCTTGCAATTTTTTAAGTAA
- a CDS encoding YdcF family protein, whose protein sequence is MPATLIGLVWLAFFIFRRWKFRKYLAILGFSLFVIFTNDFLANSFLKAYQSPPADLQQIKSRHYTYGVLLTGMTNTLKEPKDRVYFNQNADRLLQSIMLFEQGIIDTLYISGGGATALRKDLQESAVLLGYLKSINFPVARVKIEDQSRNTVESARLASDFIDKSRPLLLITSASHMPRAAGCFRKQGFQLTEYPTVYYTNDQLISPSMFLPSDDALFKWHTLFKEWMGYTAYWLAGYL, encoded by the coding sequence ATGCCAGCCACTTTGATTGGCCTTGTTTGGCTAGCTTTTTTCATTTTCCGCAGATGGAAATTCCGAAAATATTTAGCCATTTTGGGCTTTAGCTTATTTGTCATTTTTACCAATGATTTTTTAGCCAATAGTTTTCTAAAGGCATATCAGTCTCCGCCTGCCGACTTGCAACAGATTAAATCCAGGCATTATACCTATGGAGTTTTACTCACAGGGATGACCAATACCCTCAAAGAGCCAAAAGATAGAGTTTATTTCAATCAGAACGCGGATCGACTTTTACAATCTATCATGCTTTTTGAGCAAGGAATAATCGATACGCTATACATTTCAGGAGGAGGTGCTACCGCATTAAGAAAGGACTTACAAGAGTCTGCAGTGCTGCTCGGTTATTTGAAATCTATCAATTTTCCTGTGGCTCGGGTAAAAATTGAAGATCAATCTAGAAATACAGTGGAAAGCGCTCGTTTAGCTTCTGACTTCATTGATAAAAGCAGACCCTTATTACTGATTACCAGTGCTTCTCATATGCCCAGGGCGGCAGGCTGCTTTAGAAAGCAAGGCTTTCAATTGACAGAATACCCAACAGTTTATTATACAAACGACCAGCTCATTAGTCCGTCCATGTTTCTTCCTTCAGATGATGCTCTATTCAAATGGCACACCTTGTTTAAAGAATGGATGGGCTATACCGCTTATTGGCTAGCAGGTTATTTGTAA
- a CDS encoding GNAT family N-acetyltransferase, with product MSVTIRKASEKDIPRTLELIQELAVYEREPDAVVVDVEELIKDGFGDNPAYGLFVAETENGIVGIALYYFRYSTWNGKVMYLEDLIVTESERGNGYGRKLLNAILEEADKLNCRLTTWQVLDWNEPSIEFYKAIGADLDEGWINCTVKQDQYKRIYQ from the coding sequence ATGAGTGTAACGATAAGAAAAGCAAGCGAAAAAGATATACCAAGAACTTTAGAGTTAATCCAGGAATTAGCGGTTTACGAACGTGAGCCAGATGCTGTAGTGGTGGATGTGGAAGAACTCATTAAAGATGGTTTTGGTGATAATCCTGCCTATGGTTTATTTGTGGCAGAAACGGAAAATGGAATTGTAGGCATAGCCTTATATTATTTCCGCTATTCTACCTGGAACGGAAAGGTGATGTATTTGGAAGATTTAATTGTAACCGAGTCAGAAAGAGGAAATGGCTATGGTCGAAAATTGTTAAATGCTATACTTGAAGAAGCGGATAAGCTAAATTGTAGGTTAACAACCTGGCAAGTGCTGGATTGGAATGAGCCTTCTATTGAATTTTATAAAGCCATTGGTGCAGATTTAGATGAAGGATGGATCAACTGTACTGTAAAGCAAGATCAGTATAAAAGGATTTATCAATAA
- a CDS encoding KTSC domain-containing protein, with amino-acid sequence MKRIKEYKKLFNVEGPIDLKQLKTTYRNLVKEWHPDKFQAGDPKAEEAEIKSQQIIDGYHFLISIAPETHKANLEEYTKTTTESNILDFRHKGLLLEVSFLDGTTYEYFGVNKNVYQKLCNADKPYRFAKRNIFQNFLYRKSKKAMETA; translated from the coding sequence ATGAAGCGTATTAAAGAATACAAAAAATTATTTAATGTGGAAGGTCCTATTGACTTAAAGCAATTAAAAACCACCTATAGAAATCTAGTAAAAGAATGGCATCCCGATAAATTTCAGGCTGGCGATCCTAAAGCAGAAGAAGCTGAAATCAAAAGTCAGCAGATCATTGATGGCTATCATTTCTTAATCAGTATTGCACCTGAAACCCATAAGGCCAATTTGGAAGAGTATACCAAAACTACTACCGAATCGAATATTTTGGATTTCAGACATAAGGGATTATTGTTAGAGGTTAGCTTTTTAGACGGAACGACTTACGAATATTTTGGTGTGAATAAGAATGTCTATCAAAAGCTTTGTAATGCTGATAAACCCTACCGCTTTGCAAAAAGAAATATCTTCCAGAATTTCTTATACAGAAAATCAAAGAAAGCGATGGAGACAGCTTAA